In the Chlorobium limicola DSM 245 genome, one interval contains:
- a CDS encoding PstS family phosphate ABC transporter substrate-binding protein → MMIKRFWKTAFMACAFAGLATGSAEAREQIRIVGSSTVFPFASYVAEEFGKTTKFATPVIESTGSGGGHKLFGEGDGLATPDITNSSRRMKKSEFERAQQNGVKTIHEAVIGYDGIVVANAKAAPALKLSRKDIFMALAEEVPVKGQLVKNPYKMWNQINPALPKQKILVYGPPTSSGTRDAFDEMVMEAASKKMTEYGTAAGKYKKIRQDGVYVPSGENDNLIVQRIVKDRNAVGVFGYSFLEENADRIKGATVDGVAPLPANITTGKYPVSRDLFFYVKGSHLAQVKGLKEYVDLFLGEKMIGDYGYLKKIGLIPLPKAKRDAVRASWTAKKVLSAASLD, encoded by the coding sequence ATGATGATAAAACGTTTCTGGAAGACCGCCTTCATGGCGTGCGCTTTCGCCGGTCTCGCTACCGGTTCGGCCGAGGCGCGTGAACAGATCAGGATCGTCGGCTCAAGCACGGTGTTTCCTTTTGCCAGCTATGTTGCCGAAGAATTCGGCAAGACGACAAAGTTCGCCACTCCGGTGATCGAGTCCACCGGTTCCGGCGGCGGTCACAAGCTGTTCGGCGAAGGTGACGGCCTCGCTACGCCGGATATCACCAACTCGTCGAGAAGAATGAAGAAGTCCGAGTTCGAGCGTGCGCAGCAGAACGGAGTGAAAACCATCCACGAAGCCGTTATCGGTTATGACGGTATCGTTGTCGCCAACGCAAAAGCCGCCCCTGCCCTGAAACTCAGCCGCAAGGATATTTTCATGGCTCTTGCCGAGGAGGTGCCGGTGAAAGGTCAGCTTGTGAAGAATCCCTACAAGATGTGGAACCAGATCAATCCTGCGCTTCCGAAGCAGAAGATTCTCGTTTACGGGCCTCCGACCAGCTCGGGGACAAGGGACGCATTCGATGAAATGGTGATGGAAGCTGCTTCGAAGAAGATGACGGAGTACGGTACGGCAGCAGGCAAGTACAAGAAGATCCGCCAGGATGGAGTTTACGTGCCTTCCGGTGAGAACGACAACCTGATCGTGCAGCGTATCGTGAAGGACAGAAACGCCGTTGGTGTGTTCGGTTACAGCTTCCTCGAAGAGAATGCCGACAGGATCAAGGGCGCGACCGTGGACGGCGTGGCTCCGCTTCCGGCAAACATCACCACCGGCAAGTACCCGGTGTCGAGAGACCTTTTTTTCTATGTCAAGGGGTCGCATCTTGCACAGGTCAAGGGTCTTAAGGAGTATGTCGATCTGTTCCTCGGCGAAAAGATGATCGGCGATTACGGCTATCTGAAAAAAATCGGGCTCATTCCTCTTCCCAAGGCAAAGCGTGATGCTGTTCGCGCCAGCTGGACAGCTAAAAAAGTGCTGAGTGCCGCTTCGCTTGACTGA
- the pstC gene encoding phosphate ABC transporter permease subunit PstC, which translates to MPVDSIVYGFLAGLLPLSWIVYRIGSGKAAGFEKTMHLHSRPAMHGWYVVVMTALPSMLVLLLSALLHVAKIYEVPSVVLIAAMFVLTAAGFFLGVRSLSPAMRARNRVESVAEWLLVAASCISILTTIGIVLSIVFEAIHFFRLVGFQDFLTGTSWNPDTAFLEGAGRSGEESAKPEFGSVPVFAGTFLITFIALAVAVPIGLFSAIYLSEYASYSFRQVVKPVLEILAGIPTVVYGFFAAITVSPLIVETAGFFGVEASYTNALSPGIVMGIMIIPLVSSLSDDVINAVPQSLREGSLALGMTVSETAKKVILPAALPGIMSAVLLAMSRAIGETMIVVMAAGLDANLTLNPFEGVTTVTVRIVDALTGDQEFNSPATLSAYGLGFVLLIVTLVLNVVSSVVVRRFRERYD; encoded by the coding sequence TTGCCTGTTGATTCGATTGTTTACGGTTTTCTTGCCGGCCTGCTGCCGCTCTCCTGGATAGTGTACAGGATAGGCAGTGGCAAGGCTGCGGGATTTGAAAAAACAATGCATCTTCACTCGCGTCCTGCTATGCATGGCTGGTATGTTGTCGTGATGACGGCACTGCCCTCGATGCTGGTTCTTCTGCTTTCTGCACTGCTGCATGTGGCAAAGATATATGAGGTGCCTTCCGTCGTGCTTATTGCCGCAATGTTTGTATTGACAGCTGCCGGATTTTTCCTTGGTGTTCGCAGCCTCAGCCCTGCCATGCGGGCCAGGAATCGCGTGGAGTCGGTGGCCGAGTGGTTGCTCGTCGCCGCATCCTGTATCTCGATTCTTACGACCATAGGCATCGTGCTTTCGATAGTTTTTGAAGCGATTCATTTTTTCAGGCTGGTCGGCTTTCAGGATTTTCTGACCGGCACGAGCTGGAACCCCGATACGGCGTTTCTTGAAGGCGCCGGACGGAGCGGCGAAGAGAGCGCAAAGCCTGAATTCGGATCCGTTCCGGTTTTTGCCGGTACCTTTCTCATCACGTTTATTGCGTTGGCGGTTGCTGTGCCTATAGGGCTGTTTTCAGCAATTTACCTTTCGGAATATGCCTCGTACTCCTTTCGGCAGGTGGTGAAGCCGGTGCTGGAGATACTTGCAGGTATTCCTACCGTCGTGTACGGCTTTTTTGCAGCCATTACGGTCAGCCCTCTCATTGTCGAGACGGCTGGTTTTTTCGGTGTCGAAGCATCCTATACCAATGCGCTCTCGCCGGGTATCGTCATGGGCATCATGATCATTCCGCTTGTTTCATCGCTTTCAGACGATGTGATCAACGCGGTTCCCCAGAGCTTGCGCGAAGGGTCGCTCGCTCTCGGCATGACGGTTTCGGAAACCGCCAAAAAGGTGATTCTTCCGGCTGCGCTGCCTGGAATCATGTCGGCGGTTCTGCTTGCGATGTCGCGCGCCATCGGCGAAACCATGATTGTCGTCATGGCAGCTGGCCTCGATGCGAACCTCACCCTCAACCCCTTTGAAGGGGTTACCACTGTGACGGTGCGTATCGTCGATGCCCTGACCGGAGACCAGGAGTTCAATTCTCCGGCCACGCTTTCGGCTTACGGCCTCGGCTTCGTGCTGCTTATTGTGACACTGGTGCTGAACGTTGTGTCGAGCGTGGTAGTTCGCCGGTTTCGTGAGCGTTACGACTAA
- the pstA gene encoding phosphate ABC transporter permease PstA, whose protein sequence is MESSTFNDRRKRKRLSRERRFRFYGISAIVMAISFLLFFFVDIIQKGYKAFAMTEIHSEMVYSQDAVEIPQLAFQEDVRDFVSYSVARMIPSDLERNPSLMGKNVVKWVVASDEVDQYAKGSVTRLTEDEQRRIDELKRQGRLRLSFNTRFFAAGDSKLPEVAGIFSAVVGSLYVIALTVLFSVPIGVMSALYLQEFAPDNFLTRLIEVNISNLAAIPSIIFGLLGLSIFINFFGVPRSSALAGGLTLALMTLPVIIISTRASIGAVPDSIRHGAYAVGASKLQMVLHHLLPLAVPGITTGTIIGIARALGETAPLLIIGMMAYIPDIPSGITEAATVLPAQIYTWSSASQRAFVEKTAAGIMVLLAVMLLLNATAIWLRRKYEIKW, encoded by the coding sequence ATGGAGAGTTCTACCTTCAATGATCGGCGGAAACGCAAAAGGCTTTCGAGGGAGCGCAGGTTCCGCTTCTACGGCATTTCAGCCATCGTCATGGCCATCTCTTTTCTTTTGTTTTTCTTCGTCGATATTATACAGAAAGGGTACAAGGCGTTTGCCATGACGGAAATCCACTCCGAAATGGTCTATTCACAGGATGCCGTAGAGATTCCGCAACTCGCCTTCCAGGAGGATGTCCGTGATTTCGTGAGTTACAGCGTAGCGAGAATGATTCCCTCCGATCTTGAACGCAATCCATCGCTCATGGGAAAAAACGTCGTGAAATGGGTAGTGGCTTCCGACGAGGTCGATCAGTATGCAAAAGGAAGCGTTACTCGGCTTACGGAGGATGAGCAGCGTCGGATCGACGAGCTGAAACGGCAGGGACGGTTACGGCTCTCGTTCAATACCCGGTTTTTTGCCGCAGGTGATTCGAAACTGCCTGAGGTCGCCGGAATTTTTTCAGCTGTGGTCGGCAGTCTTTACGTGATTGCGCTGACGGTGCTGTTTTCCGTGCCGATCGGCGTCATGTCGGCGCTTTATCTTCAGGAGTTCGCTCCGGATAACTTTCTGACCCGGTTGATAGAGGTCAATATCAGTAATCTCGCAGCTATTCCTTCGATCATTTTCGGCTTGCTCGGCCTGTCGATATTCATCAATTTCTTTGGCGTGCCGCGCTCTTCGGCTCTGGCCGGAGGACTTACGCTCGCCCTGATGACCCTGCCGGTCATCATTATCAGCACAAGAGCTTCGATTGGAGCGGTACCCGATTCCATCCGGCATGGCGCCTATGCCGTAGGCGCATCGAAGCTCCAGATGGTGCTGCACCATCTGCTTCCGCTTGCCGTCCCGGGGATCACGACCGGTACCATTATCGGCATAGCCAGGGCATTGGGTGAAACTGCTCCACTGCTCATTATCGGCATGATGGCCTACATCCCGGATATTCCTTCGGGCATTACCGAAGCGGCGACGGTGCTGCCTGCCCAGATTTATACCTGGTCGTCAGCCTCCCAGCGGGCCTTCGTGGAAAAAACAGCCGCAGGCATCATGGTACTGCTTGCCGTGATGCTGCTCCTTAACGCTACGGCGATCTGGTTGAGAAGAAAATATGAAATCAAGTGGTAG
- the pstB gene encoding phosphate ABC transporter ATP-binding protein PstB has product MDVKNKMVAESMSFYYGDFQALKNISLAFPENQVTALIGPSGCGKSTFLRCLNRMNDLIPKTRMSGRIMLGEMNIHDPKIDVVDLRKKIGMVFQKPNPFPKSIYENIAYAPRIHGIVRGRQETDAIVEDSLHKAGLWNEVKDRLNDLGTALSGGQQQRLCIARAIAMRPDVLLMDEPASALDPIATQKIEDLVLELKKRFTIIIVTHNMQQASRASDYTAFFYLGDLIEFDRTEQIFTKPMQKQTEDYITGRFG; this is encoded by the coding sequence ATGGATGTGAAAAACAAGATGGTTGCCGAGTCGATGAGCTTTTACTACGGCGACTTCCAGGCATTGAAGAATATATCGCTTGCTTTCCCTGAAAACCAGGTGACGGCACTGATCGGACCGTCAGGATGCGGCAAAAGCACCTTTCTGCGCTGCCTGAACCGGATGAACGATCTCATTCCGAAAACCCGCATGAGCGGGAGGATCATGCTCGGCGAGATGAATATCCACGACCCGAAAATCGATGTTGTGGATCTGCGCAAGAAAATCGGCATGGTTTTTCAGAAACCCAATCCCTTTCCGAAATCGATCTACGAGAACATCGCCTATGCTCCTCGCATTCACGGTATCGTGCGCGGCCGTCAGGAGACCGATGCCATTGTCGAGGATTCGCTGCATAAGGCAGGACTCTGGAACGAGGTGAAGGACCGCCTGAACGATCTCGGTACGGCGCTTTCGGGAGGCCAGCAGCAGCGTCTCTGCATCGCCAGGGCTATTGCCATGCGCCCCGATGTGCTGCTCATGGACGAACCGGCTTCGGCGCTCGATCCTATCGCAACGCAGAAAATCGAAGATCTCGTTCTCGAACTGAAAAAGAGGTTTACCATCATTATCGTCACACACAACATGCAGCAGGCATCGCGAGCCTCGGATTATACAGCGTTTTTTTATCTCGGCGATCTCATCGAATTCGACAGAACCGAGCAGATTTTCACCAAACCGATGCAGAAACAGACCGAAGATTACATAACTGGCCGCTTCGGATGA
- the phoU gene encoding phosphate signaling complex protein PhoU → MAERPVHEHIRDLSDSLMALSGSVLRNFLLAIDVLQSLDKGKARQVKNADREIDDAEIQLESQCLSFLALQQPVAKDLRTIVAIMKINDNLERIGDLSVHVVERLPEIGSGLQRVYDFDSMGMKVGEMVKKAVDAFAFKDEALARQINQLEEEIDLMHRLIFKKAMASMKEPSADIDQLIAVLSISRYLERIADHATKIAHEVVYLVTGEKGREKDSAYDKLLNSLGN, encoded by the coding sequence ATGGCTGAACGTCCTGTTCATGAACATATCAGGGATCTGTCGGATTCTCTGATGGCTTTGTCCGGATCCGTACTCCGGAATTTTCTGCTTGCCATCGATGTTCTGCAATCGCTCGACAAGGGTAAGGCTCGGCAGGTGAAGAACGCCGACAGGGAAATCGACGATGCCGAAATTCAGCTTGAATCGCAATGTCTCTCCTTTCTTGCCTTGCAGCAGCCGGTGGCCAAAGATCTCAGAACGATTGTGGCCATCATGAAAATCAACGACAACCTCGAACGTATCGGCGATCTGTCGGTCCATGTTGTCGAGCGGCTTCCGGAAATCGGTTCCGGATTGCAACGGGTGTACGATTTCGATTCCATGGGTATGAAGGTCGGCGAAATGGTGAAAAAAGCCGTCGATGCATTTGCATTCAAAGATGAGGCTCTCGCCAGGCAGATCAACCAACTTGAAGAGGAGATCGACCTTATGCACAGATTGATATTCAAAAAAGCAATGGCGTCGATGAAGGAGCCCTCTGCGGATATCGATCAGCTTATTGCCGTTCTGAGCATATCCCGTTATCTGGAGCGCATAGCCGATCATGCCACGAAAATTGCTCACGAGGTTGTGTATCTGGTAACCGGAGAGAAAGGCCGTGAAAAGGATAGCGCCTATGACAAGCTGCTGAATTCGCTCGGAAATTGA
- a CDS encoding arsenate reductase ArsC, which yields MERKKNVLFLCTGNSARSQMAEGLLRQIAGDRFEVMSAGLEPKDEVHPLAVEVMREIGIDIGAQKPKAVDVFLGRVPVHYLIVVCNRAQATCPRIWPGLMDGNRYYWPVDDPVEATGGIEGQLAVFRVVRDELQEKLREWVNAL from the coding sequence ATGGAAAGGAAAAAGAACGTACTCTTTCTCTGTACCGGCAATTCTGCGCGCAGCCAGATGGCTGAAGGATTGCTCAGGCAGATCGCCGGCGACCGCTTCGAGGTGATGAGCGCCGGACTCGAGCCCAAAGACGAGGTGCATCCCCTTGCCGTCGAGGTCATGCGGGAAATCGGCATCGATATCGGAGCACAGAAGCCGAAAGCTGTTGATGTCTTTCTCGGAAGGGTGCCCGTGCACTACCTCATCGTAGTATGTAACAGAGCGCAGGCAACATGCCCGAGAATATGGCCCGGCCTGATGGATGGTAACCGCTATTACTGGCCGGTTGACGACCCCGTTGAGGCAACAGGCGGTATCGAAGGGCAGCTTGCTGTATTCCGTGTGGTCAGGGACGAGCTGCAAGAGAAGCTTCGTGAGTGGGTGAACGCTCTCTGA
- a CDS encoding arsenate reductase (azurin) large subunit, translated as MALFKRKDELPIPPGDAEKYTTVCQYCSAGCGYNVYVWPEGKSGSATSNAFGVDLSKQGKLMSGFSYSETMHNVMTRKNGKKFNLAIIPAKESRINKGDYSIRGGTNALTAYSPEGYTKKRLKDPLIRRENGFVPISWDDAVEIIATLTKSSIDKYGADSIAMKFYDHGSSGLGFEDNWAAGKFFLSGVKTNYLSIHNRPAYNSETWGTRERGMHELNYDVDDARLADTVVLWGANAYETATILYTEHIMPNLQGGSVEDKNKAYESGEPAAEGFIVIIDPRKSATVTVSQDIAADRVLHIRPNLGTDWILANAIARIIWENSWYDQEFLDNRTDMKTFGEYKQKSLQAGKPLATVLADAERITGVPKTQMQQAAEWMAKPKEGGFKRRTLTIYEKGIIWNMKNYDQVAAIAQLNVLGHNVGRVGTGCGRLGGHQEGYVRPPAPTPGSIYAGGPPKNVDKYITGGGGKIYWVGATDPYLSTPNSQFFRKTVKKRADALLDYLDNGGVPTEAKAYADKVMEAFEKTGGLFMIVQDIYMTHTAADAMMILPAAGWGEAADTSINCHSRLLRIYDKFMDAPGEALPDWQILARIGNRLKALYEAEGNKEMAERFGGMDWKSDSEVFDAGSKEFGDNKVAETDEAKLSPECYVGVTHDMLRKLGNEGIQTPVRRDPSTGKLVGTKRRYTHSFASKDGLFKWYGTDAWTGYPAEVAKYQNNAKYPFWFTTGRSQHVWQTMYHDRRIPEKYLTLPLPYVEIHPEDAGKLGVKSGDMVDLFNEEGSSTALVYVNDATKPGLIFGIMYHAKGSMNPLTSSYTDPKTTIPWYKGTKVGVRKYTGKPDEAIKTASLLANNDVSM; from the coding sequence ATGGCACTCTTCAAAAGAAAGGATGAACTTCCCATTCCGCCCGGCGATGCGGAAAAGTACACCACGGTCTGCCAGTACTGCAGCGCGGGATGCGGCTACAACGTTTACGTGTGGCCAGAGGGCAAAAGCGGTTCGGCAACCTCGAACGCATTCGGGGTCGATCTTTCGAAACAGGGCAAGCTCATGTCGGGCTTCTCCTATTCGGAGACCATGCATAACGTCATGACCCGCAAGAACGGCAAAAAGTTCAATCTCGCCATCATTCCGGCAAAGGAGTCGAGAATCAACAAGGGCGACTACTCCATCCGGGGCGGCACCAATGCCCTGACGGCATACAGCCCGGAGGGCTACACAAAAAAACGGTTGAAAGATCCTCTGATCCGCAGGGAGAACGGGTTCGTGCCCATCTCGTGGGATGACGCCGTGGAGATCATCGCAACCCTTACAAAAAGCTCTATAGACAAGTACGGCGCGGACAGCATCGCCATGAAGTTTTACGACCACGGCAGCTCAGGCCTCGGATTCGAAGATAACTGGGCTGCGGGAAAATTCTTTCTCAGCGGCGTGAAAACCAACTACCTTTCGATCCATAACCGTCCGGCATACAATTCCGAAACATGGGGAACACGTGAACGGGGCATGCACGAACTGAACTACGACGTCGATGACGCCCGTCTCGCCGATACGGTAGTGCTCTGGGGCGCGAATGCTTATGAAACCGCCACCATTCTCTACACCGAGCACATCATGCCGAACCTGCAGGGCGGTTCCGTTGAGGATAAAAATAAAGCGTATGAATCAGGTGAACCGGCAGCTGAGGGTTTTATCGTCATCATCGATCCCCGCAAGAGTGCCACGGTAACCGTCAGCCAGGACATCGCCGCCGATCGGGTGCTGCACATCCGGCCCAATCTCGGCACTGACTGGATTCTGGCCAACGCCATAGCCCGGATTATCTGGGAAAACAGTTGGTATGACCAGGAGTTCCTCGACAATCGCACCGATATGAAAACCTTCGGGGAGTACAAACAGAAGTCTTTGCAGGCCGGGAAACCGCTTGCCACGGTGCTGGCCGATGCCGAACGGATCACCGGCGTCCCTAAAACACAGATGCAGCAGGCCGCGGAGTGGATGGCCAAACCAAAGGAGGGCGGCTTCAAACGCCGCACCCTGACCATCTATGAAAAGGGCATCATCTGGAACATGAAAAACTACGACCAGGTCGCAGCAATCGCCCAGCTCAATGTACTTGGGCACAACGTGGGAAGAGTCGGCACCGGATGCGGCAGGCTCGGCGGCCATCAGGAAGGCTATGTCCGCCCCCCTGCGCCGACGCCGGGTTCCATCTATGCGGGCGGTCCCCCTAAAAACGTCGACAAGTACATCACCGGAGGAGGCGGAAAAATCTACTGGGTAGGCGCTACCGATCCCTACCTCTCGACGCCGAACAGCCAGTTCTTCAGGAAAACGGTCAAAAAACGCGCCGACGCCCTGCTGGACTATCTCGACAACGGCGGCGTGCCGACGGAAGCCAAAGCGTATGCGGATAAAGTGATGGAGGCGTTCGAAAAAACCGGCGGGCTCTTCATGATCGTGCAGGATATCTATATGACCCATACCGCTGCAGACGCCATGATGATTCTGCCCGCAGCCGGATGGGGGGAAGCGGCCGACACCTCGATCAACTGCCACAGCCGGCTCCTGCGCATCTACGACAAGTTCATGGATGCACCCGGTGAAGCCCTGCCCGACTGGCAGATACTCGCCCGGATCGGAAACCGGCTCAAGGCACTTTATGAGGCCGAAGGCAACAAGGAGATGGCTGAACGGTTCGGTGGCATGGATTGGAAAAGCGACTCCGAAGTATTCGATGCAGGCTCGAAAGAGTTCGGCGACAACAAAGTCGCAGAAACCGACGAAGCAAAACTGTCGCCGGAATGCTATGTTGGAGTAACCCATGACATGCTCCGCAAACTCGGCAACGAAGGCATCCAGACCCCGGTTCGTCGTGACCCTTCAACCGGCAAGCTGGTCGGCACGAAGCGCCGATACACCCACAGTTTTGCATCGAAGGACGGACTCTTCAAGTGGTACGGCACCGACGCTTGGACCGGCTATCCTGCGGAGGTAGCAAAATACCAGAACAACGCAAAATATCCGTTCTGGTTCACCACCGGCCGCTCTCAGCATGTATGGCAGACGATGTACCATGACCGGAGAATTCCAGAGAAATACCTGACGCTGCCGCTGCCCTATGTGGAAATCCATCCCGAGGATGCCGGCAAACTCGGAGTAAAGAGTGGTGATATGGTGGATCTGTTCAACGAGGAAGGATCGAGCACGGCGCTCGTGTACGTAAACGACGCCACGAAGCCCGGCCTGATCTTCGGCATCATGTACCATGCGAAGGGGTCGATGAATCCGCTCACCTCATCGTACACCGATCCGAAAACCACAATTCCCTGGTACAAGGGAACGAAGGTCGGCGTAAGGAAGTACACCGGCAAGCCGGACGAGGCCATCAAAACGGCAAGCCTGCTGGCAAATAATGATGTGAGCATGTAA
- a CDS encoding arsenate reductase (azurin) small subunit: MKTLSRRKFLQSSTATALLFMAGCKNPNQKSDVVSYPSVKIGNSKTLQPNQPVTFNFPDEQSPCLLVKTGSEAIDGIGSGKDIVAFSTLCTHMGCPTTYSKGRLVCKCHYSMFDVSRNGQSYQGLASQWIPQIVLREDPASGDIFAEGVQGLIYGRIGNLKVS; encoded by the coding sequence ATGAAGACTCTGTCCCGCAGAAAATTTCTTCAGTCATCCACGGCCACAGCGCTTCTCTTCATGGCCGGGTGCAAGAACCCGAACCAGAAGAGCGATGTAGTTTCGTATCCGTCGGTCAAAATCGGCAACAGCAAAACCCTCCAACCAAACCAGCCGGTCACCTTCAACTTTCCCGACGAGCAGTCGCCCTGCTTGCTGGTGAAAACCGGCAGCGAGGCAATCGACGGCATCGGTTCCGGAAAAGATATCGTGGCGTTCTCCACCCTCTGCACGCACATGGGGTGCCCCACAACCTACAGCAAGGGCCGCCTGGTCTGCAAGTGCCACTACTCGATGTTCGACGTCAGCCGCAACGGACAGTCCTACCAGGGGCTCGCCTCGCAATGGATTCCGCAGATCGTGCTGCGCGAGGACCCGGCTTCCGGAGACATCTTCGCAGAAGGCGTTCAGGGACTCATTTACGGCAGAATCGGCAACCTCAAAGTAAGTTAA
- the frr gene encoding ribosome recycling factor, translating into MKVKEVAQKIEPKMKKTIEAFQHEIASIRTGKATTTLLDRVKVEAYGQLMPLKQVGNIGVMDVHTLIVQVWDKSMVSATERAIRDANLGLNPSADGQNIRVSIPPLTEERRKEFVKLTKKFGEDSKVSLRNLRRDMIHDIEKLEKDKAISEDDKNRGKKEADDLLHKFEKQLSDLIALKEKEIMEV; encoded by the coding sequence ATGAAAGTAAAAGAGGTCGCACAGAAGATCGAGCCGAAAATGAAAAAAACCATCGAGGCGTTTCAACACGAAATCGCTTCGATCCGTACGGGTAAAGCCACCACAACCCTGCTCGACCGGGTAAAGGTTGAAGCATACGGTCAGTTGATGCCGCTCAAGCAGGTCGGAAACATCGGAGTCATGGATGTACACACCCTTATCGTGCAGGTCTGGGACAAATCGATGGTCTCGGCAACCGAGAGGGCTATTCGGGACGCCAACCTCGGACTGAACCCCTCGGCTGACGGTCAGAACATCAGGGTCTCCATTCCGCCGCTTACCGAAGAGAGAAGAAAAGAGTTCGTGAAGCTTACAAAAAAATTCGGAGAGGATTCGAAGGTATCGCTGCGCAACCTGCGCCGCGACATGATTCACGACATCGAGAAACTCGAAAAGGACAAAGCCATCAGCGAGGACGATAAGAACCGCGGCAAAAAAGAGGCCGACGACCTCCTGCACAAATTCGAAAAACAGCTCTCCGACCTGATCGCACTCAAAGAGAAAGAGATCATGGAAGTCTGA
- the rpmE gene encoding 50S ribosomal protein L31: protein MKQDIHPKYTKVTVNCANCGNAFETRSTRNTIKVDICNNCHPFYTGKQMLVDTAGRVERFNKRFAKSTASQAKAQ, encoded by the coding sequence ATGAAACAGGATATTCACCCAAAGTATACGAAAGTTACCGTCAACTGCGCCAACTGCGGCAACGCTTTTGAAACCCGCTCAACCCGCAACACCATCAAGGTTGACATCTGCAACAACTGCCATCCGTTCTACACCGGCAAGCAGATGCTCGTCGATACCGCCGGACGTGTTGAACGCTTCAACAAACGGTTCGCAAAGTCAACCGCATCGCAGGCGAAAGCTCAATAA